The following DNA comes from Meleagris gallopavo isolate NT-WF06-2002-E0010 breed Aviagen turkey brand Nicholas breeding stock chromosome 13, Turkey_5.1, whole genome shotgun sequence.
ATGGCAATGGCTGGGGAAAGCCAAAGGGACCAGAAAAACTGACAGTGCCAGTGCTGCACGTTCACCCAGCCCATCTCTGCGCCTATCTGTCTTACCCCAGGTACCAAAGAGCCTGAAGATGAGGCCTGGGAGATCCAAATGGGCAGTCAGTGCATGGAGAGCAAGGTAGACTGGATGCAAGGCGAGCTGAACAAAATCGTGCATGTGATGGACAGTAAGTTGGCTTCACGAAAAGATCTGCCCTCTGTGTCCCTTTTCGAAAGGATAAACACTTTGTAAAGTGCTTTGCTAAGCCAGAGAATCACTGGCtttcccccagccctgcctgaTCTGTGCCTCGTTCCTCCCGGTGCGCCGTGAGCAGGCTTGAAGAAGGTCAATGTTGGTAAAAGGGAAGCCATCACTGAGATCGAGCGGGACCAGCTCACCTTCCGCAGGCACTTGCAGGACACTGAGCGCTACGACCTCTATGAGGGAGAGTATCTCAAGTACCCAGTCGCCATCAAAACCTTCAAGAGGCCGCTGACCACTGACACAGTGTGAGTCATCCTGAGCTGGAGCAGCGCAGGGCAGTGAGGCTGGGAGAATGGCACAACATATCTTGCCCTGGggacctttcagtatctaaaggggctGGAAGAAAGGAGGCGGCAGATTCTTTAGTGGGGtttgttgtgataggacaaggggaaatggttcaAACCAAAAGGGGAGGTTTGGACTAGAgataaggaagaagttcttcgcactcagggtggtgaggcggtggcacaggctgcacacagagctggtgctgccccatccctgcagacagccaaggtcagggaacggggctgtgagcactgctggagctgtgggtgtccctgctcagcgCAGGGAGTGCGAGCAGATGgcctttagggtcccttcccactcaaacCATCCTAGGACTCcactacctcactgtgctgtccatttctgcaggaaggTGAGAGACATCTTCGAGAAGGAGATTCAGACCCTGAAGAAGTTTGAGTCTCCAAACATTCTGCGCATGTACGGGATTTGCATTGAGGAGAAAGGTACGGGGTGTGGCATTTAGGGCTTCCTCTTGCTTCCCTGCCTTCCCTGGTGCTAGCTGGTGGCAGACAGCTTGAGGTGACACAAAGGGGGCTGCTTGAGGGGCTGCTTCCCCCATCTCTGCTGAGGCTCCTGCAGGGACGAGGCAGGTCTCTACTGTAAAGCACTAAAGCGTTATATCAGATCCCAAAAAATCAGAGACATCCAGCCAGTTCTACCCAGCAGAACCAGTACTGGCTTACCATGGTTCATGCAGACCCTGGGAACTCTCCCGACATGAGCTGGTCTATGGCTGTCCCGGGGCCAGCTGCACCCTCAGcatgcatttttctgcatcagatGGAATCCCCTGCTTCTCCATCGTCATGGAGTACTGCAAGCACGGCACGCTGCGGGAGGTGCTGACCAAGCAACAGCATCTCTCTTGGGAAGTCCGCATTCGGATGGCCCTGGGAGCTGCCAGGGGCCTCTACAGGTGAGTTCCAAATTGGTGGCAGGCCGCCTGGGGGGACACCTGCACCCATTGCTGTACCCCAAGGCAGAGGTTGGCCCAACATGGCACACATTGCTCTTGTTTCTGGCTGGCTGCAGGTTGCACCAGACGGAGGAGAAGTCCCGACTGCACGGCTGCATCTGCAGCAGCAAGTTCCTGGTGGCTGGGGATTACTGTGTGAAGGTAAGGACCATGCTGGAGAAGCTCTAGAGGTAGGAGCGGGGAGGTGGTGAGGTTGCATTTAGCTGCTAACCATGCATgttagaaaaggaagaggaaatgtgGCCACAAAAGTTGAGCTGAGAACCGGTGACCAACTTTACATTTCTAACACCTCTCCCTTTCTCAATCTAACTTTGGCAAACAGCTGTCAGGATTTGAGCTGTGTGAAACAGAGTCTTCCATCAAGAGAAAAGTCAATACGAAGAACTTGAACCAAGTCTGTATGTTGGCTTACATTGCCCCCGAGAACCTGATGGATGTCTATTATCCCTACAAGAGGTCCTGTGAGATATACAGGTATGTCTGCCCCACAAGCCCTCCTGGGTGTGATGTCAGTGGGCAAATGTCGAGCTGTCAGGCTGTGGATGGAGGCCAGATTTAATCAGACATTATTATCAGGTGTAGCCCCCAGCCCTCTCCATTAGAAAGGAGGATGATATGGTGGGATGAATGCTGAGAAACTCTTGCTTATCTTTTTCCAGCTTCGGGATCGTGCTGTGGGAGATTGCAACCTCCAAAATCCCATTTGAAGGTGAGTCAGAAGTTGTCCATGGCCCTGTGTAAAAGGACTGGAGCATCCCATAGCACTTGGGTCTCAGTGCTTGGGTCTGTATGACGTCTTCACGGTTTCTGCACATGGTTAAACCACAAGAATGCAAGAAACATTGTCTCTATTCATTGTTTCTATGTGTTGAAGCGTTAAGACATCCTGTTTCGATGGGGCCCAGTGGTGTCACGGCAAAGATGGGGGAGTTCATTGCAGACACAGTTTGGGTGCCCCctctgccagcttctccatggAGGAGGCTGGAGGATGGCTTTGGTGACCCTCCATGCCTCCTGATGTTCTTGTTTCACTTAGGCTGCTCTCTCCAGGAGATCAGAGACAAAATCTGTGACCACCAGTACCAGGAGCCAGTGGGAGAAGATTGTCCTGAAGAGCTGGAGAAAGTCATCAACCAGTGTCGGGCCTTTGATCCGTTCCAGCGCCCGTCTGCTGAGCGTGAGTGTCCTGGACATGTGCCCCATGGGTCCCTCAGTCAGCCATCTTAGTGCTCAATCTGCCCCTTGTTTTCCATCGGATTTTGCCCAGTTTTGTCTTTTGGGATCACCCCTTGTCCTGCTGACACCACCTCCTAAGAGCAGGTTTCCTTCTGTAGTCCTTTCTGCTTACTGTCTCCTCATACACCCTGTTCACACAACAGCATTTATCCACACCACACACAGCCAGGCCCGCTCATTTGGCACGGCACGAGAGCAATTTATTGCAAACTCGGGTAAATGGGGAAGGTTCTCCATCCTTGGGGTCGGCGCAGGCCTGGTCGGGTAAACCACAAGTTCTCAGGCACCAGAAGCACTCAGTTTGTGCTAACGCTGGCCTCATGTTCCACAGAGATCGTGGACTTGTTGGCTGacctggagaaaaggaggagcCAGGGCAGCTAGCTGCGGAGAGCCCGAGCAGGCCGCCCCGACCGACCTCCCTGCCTAGCATCCCTGCGACTGCAACCACCGAAGTGTCaatatatgtttatttattaaataagacTGGAAAATCTCTGAGTGCTGGCTGGTTTGTGTTCTTCGAGAACCGCGGGTGGGGCTCAGGGCCGCGGTGCCCCCGCTGTCATGGCAACACCCCCTCCCCCCGCCTCGATTTGAATCCCCTCCCGCTCCCGCTTATTTCGTCCCGGTGGCGCCTCCACCAATCAAAACGCACTTCCTGTCCTTTGCCTCGCCCCTTCCGTCCGTCGAGGATCTTACCGCCCAATCAGCCGGGCAGCTCTACCTCGACCGACCAATCAGAGCACGCCTCACTGCTCTCGCCCCTCCTCCTCCACAGTCCGTTCACTGAGACAGACTGACAGAGCGTTCAACCAATGAAAATCCTCACAGCTTTCGGTTCACCCAATAGAAGCGGCGGCAGGAGGAGCGTCGGGCCAATAGGGCTGNNNNNNNNNNNNNNNNNNNNNNNNNNNNNNNNNNNNNNNNNNNNNNNNNNNNNNNNNNNNNNNNNNNNNNNNNNNNNNNNNNNNNNNNNNNNNNNNNNNNCCCCCGCACCGGCACTCGGCCAACGCCCGGCGCTGGCTCGAGCAGTACTACGTGGGCGAGCTGCGGGACGAGCAGGTAGCGGGCTGCGGGCAGCGGGAGCCGTCCGGTGCTCTGGGAGCGGGGCGAGGGTGCGGAGTCCGTTGGGCGTCCCGGAGTTGGGCCGAAGAGGAGCGGGGTTTGGAGGGTGCGTTGGAGGTGTGGGGTGTGCGGGATGTCCCGGGGATGGGGGGAGCGGTGTGGGGTCTGTAGGGCGCCTcggagctgggctgggctctgtGGGATCCATATGGTGCCCTGGAAGCAGGGTAGGAAGTTTGGGATCTGTAGGATGTGCTGGGTGTGAGCTGGGATGTATGGAGTCTATAGGGTGTCCCGGGGTTGGGCTGGATGCCGTGGGGTCTGTAGGGTAGCATGGAAGTTGGATAGGAAGTATGGGATCTACTAGGGTGTGCTGGGAATGTTTGGGAagtatggggtcagtggggtgtgttgggatgggatgagggGTATGGGGTCTATAGTACGTTCTAGGGTGGGGTGTGTGTGGTCCATAGGGTGTCCCAGAGTCAGGTTCGACAGTATAGGGTTGTAGGGTGTCATGGGGGTGGTGTAGGAGATATGGGGTCTGTAGGTTGCCTCAAGAGTCGGGGAGGAGGTATGGGATCCACAGGGTGTGCTGGGGGAGTGAGCTGATGTGTGTGGGGCCTATAGGGTGCCCCAGAGTTGGAGTGGACAGTGTAGGGTCTGCGGGGCACCCGGGTCCCGTGAGCGTGGGATGGAGCTGCACGGTGCCTGCAGGTGTCCGGGgtgagctgagctgtgcagcGTCTGCAGGGCACCGTGAGAGCTGTGTCCCTGTCTATGGGGTGCCCTGTGTCCCTGcctatggggctgagctgcgTGGGGCGCTCAGGGCCGCGGAGGGGTTGAGACGTGAGGCAGGGTGCGTGCAGAGCACCCAGCGCCTGTGGTGCAAAGGTCTGGGGTACACCCAGGCTCCGGGGGGGTCTGCGGGCTGCGATCCGGGGGTTGGATGCCGGCACCGCAGCCGGGCCGTTGGGGTGCTGGGCGGGCTGTGGGCTGTAGGAGCGACGCCGCTGCAGCGATGTGCGTTGACCGAGCGCCCGGTGCCGCGGGGTCGGTGACCGGCAGTGCTTCCCGGCGCTGTTTGCTCTCCGGCCCCGCACAGACACAGCTTTGTTCGGCGTTCGGCTCTTCTAGTCCCAAAGCCCGGCGATGGCAGCGCCTTTGTTGGGACGCGGCCGCCACAACAAGCCTGACGGGTTCGGCCGAGCGCCGGCACCGACCGAACGggttctgtgctgctgcacgaAGGCAAATACCAGTGCGATAACACCGGGCGCGGGGATCGCACGCTGCCTGGCACGGGATAACGCGTCCCGGGTCGCGGTGGCACCGGGGTGAGAGCAGCCCCGCTGGGGCCCGCGTGCGCCCTTGGCGATGCTCGAGTTGGTTTGGGGCGGACACGGCCCCGGTGGGGATTTGGAGGAGGTGCTGCGCCGTAGGACGTCCCGTAGGAATGCGAGTTTATTAAACGAGAGCCCGGCTTAATTATGGAGCGTGTGGGTCCGGGGCAGCCCCCAGCGGGTGGGCGGCTATCGGGGGTTGAATCACCCATCCCCATTTCCATGGCCGAACTGCGCGCACGGAGCGCAGCGGAGATGAAAGCGAGGAACGGCAATTAGCTCAGCGAGACGGCGGGGTTCAACAGCTTCGCTGGGGGGGAACCGGATCGTGTAATTAGCCGGCAATTTGGGCGATGGGGCTTTCATCAGAGCTCCGTGGGGCTGCGCGACGCTGCCGTGAGTCACCGCGCATCTCCCGGCGCCGTGTGAGCTCACCGTACGTAGGCGCTCACCTGTTGGGAGGTGTTGTAATAAAAAGggtccctttttttttttaatattatcactttttttttttaatccccaTTTTATGGGCCGTGTCACCTTGCACCCGCTTCTCACCACCCTGTGATTCACGGCCTGAAGGCGGGATGGTGACGCGGGCACCGTGGGGTGAGCACGTAGGCCGACAGGGGTCGCGGGCACGGGAGCATCGCTGGTGCTGCGCGGTGGAAATGCACCGCAGCACCACAGCCTTCCTTCgcttcccagcagagctgcccgCGGCCGGGGCGAGGTGTAGGGCGGCGGCGCTCCGTGGGCGGCCGCGACTTTCCCTGCCTTACATCACGGCTCCGGCAGGACCTGTTCTCCCTGCGCCGCGTCAGAGGCAGCGGCAGCATCGCCCacggcacagccctgcagccgcCTCCCCTCCGGCTGACGCTCGTGGGGTTCTCCATCCCGATGTTTCCCCCCACTTTGGAGACCGCGTCGACCTTCAGCTTTAGGTTTCTTGAGTCTTCCCGCTTGGTTCTGCTGCCCAGCCCGGGTGTCACCTTGTCCCACCAGCAGTGGGTCGGCCAACGTCCCCGCGTCAGCATCACGAGGGCCCCATAAAGCCCTGGCTGCCTGCCGAGGTGCTGCTGGGGCCGTGTCACCGCCACTCGTGTCCCCGTGGAGCTGTGTGGGGACTGTCCCACGTGTCCCAACTATCTGGGTAAAACCTGTGGCTGGTTAATGGGTAACCGAGGTGACGAGGCAGGGAAAAGGCACGTTGGCACCCAGGGGCACAGAGGGATGGAGGTGCCACCCCATCCCTGCTGGTGGGCAAAGCCACGCGGGGGGgattcctcctccttctccatcCTTGTGCCCCCAGCCCTTGTGTGCCTCAATGTCCCAAACACCACAGTGCCCTCCAGCCgcagcagcaggctgccacGCGTGCTTGGGGGTCCTCTGCATTCCAGAAACACGTGGATGTGGTTCATAGGGACGTGATtagcaggcagtgctggtggtAGGCGGGCAGTTAGACAAGACTGTCTTGGCGGTCTCTATCAACCGCAATGATCCTGTGGTTCCTCAGCACCCCCAAACCGTTGCTCTTTCTCATTGCAGAGCTGCCCCAAGGCGGAGAAGCCACTGGATGCTGCAGCCCCACGGCTGGATCCCCGCTGCAAGCCGGTGGATGTGGGCACGGTGAGGCCGAGCTCTGCCCTTCGCCCTGCACAGCGCTGCCTTTATGGCCCAGGAGTGGCCGCTCTGGGAGGCTCCTTTGTGGGCGCCGATGCCTTTCTTTGACAGCAGCTTTGCCTTTAGAAGCAGGACGTGCTGCTAAGCCACACctcatgctgtttgttttttttattattattattatttctattcatttatgatttgtttttcttttggctgAGCTGTAGGGGATGTCCTGGCTGGGCAGACTGAGAGTTCAGTGTCTCAGGGTTTCTCCCTGTCCCCAA
Coding sequences within:
- the MLKL gene encoding mixed lineage kinase domain-like protein, with translation MDIIEKVFSIAHAIHSQFEHVRCCKHQCQRLVERIHILLEPVRVLQAQPSWQISHHEEQMLTKLLQALGEAQKLVMKYSQTSWIQKFLSARSSGEEFVWVNRSLEDIAQGLSLLLQAEQKQALLEAFQAKICRRQDAEDLRDDKAFLDQVIASTKEPEDEAWEIQMGSQCMESKVDWMQGELNKIVHVMDSLKKVNVGKREAITEIERDQLTFRRHLQDTERYDLYEGEYLKYPVAIKTFKRPLTTDTVKVRDIFEKEIQTLKKFESPNILRMYGICIEEKDGIPCFSIVMEYCKHGTLREVLTKQQHLSWEVRIRMALGAARGLYRLHQTEEKSRLHGCICSSKFLVAGDYCVKLSGFELCETESSIKRKVNTKNLNQVCMLAYIAPENLMDVYYPYKRSCEIYSFGIVLWEIATSKIPFEGCSLQEIRDKICDHQYQEPVGEDCPEELEKVINQCRAFDPFQRPSAEQIVDLLADLEKRRSQGS